TGATTTACCTCGATTATCGACGCCACGATCACAGCTCTCTCGCTCCCAGCTGCAGCAGCATCGATAATCGCCGCATATATATTGATTATTGGCCTTAATCGCACGAAAATCGGTGACCGGAGCTGAAATCGCCCACTCTCTTGCTTTGTGCTTGCGCGCGTGTGGGGAAAGTGAGAGGCAGGTTGGGGAAAGTGAGCTGGAACCCGAGGAAAGGGACAGGAGGTTGCTGGGAGATCCTCGTGAGGCCACAGTCACAGACAAATGAGTGGATGGTAACGGGTAGTtagataaaaatattttttatcccTGAGCAAACAATTGTTTCTTTCAACATGAAACAACATTTTGAAATCAAGAGAAGGtctagttttttataaaaataagttatctactttttatgaattttattaaaattttgaattttccatTAAAATCCAGCAAAATTCCAATCGGTTTACCTTTTCAGCTAGCATCGGTAACGTTTACTGATAATCACGATTATCGAGCGGTTTTGTTTTCCATGGTCACGACTCGAGACGCACCCGCGCCGGGGGCTCCCGAAGCCTCCGCCGCGCTTGGGAAGACGCACCAGGCACCCGCACCGGGGCCAGGCGCACCGCGGCCCCGccaagccggcggcggcggcacatgTGGCTGGGAAGGGAGCAGCTCGCGCCCTGCCCCGGGACGTAGCTGTCGCGCCTACCGCGCTACACGTCCGCTCCGGTTTGATAATCAGTCGCTGGCCGCCGTTCACGGCGGGGGACGCCTCATGTCATCTTTGCTCGCCAGGATTTCTTTTTGATGGGTCGCCAGGATATTTTCGGTGTGACGAAGAATTGGCTCCTAGCGTGATGGTATACACTGTACTATCATATAATCCCGTTCCATAACAAGAGGGACGTTGACGTTTGAGGGGCGGATCCAGAATtttgtgtgtgcgcgcgcgcagtGGCGTACCTAGGATTTAGAGAAAGATATGTCATAtcaattttttatatataatttgCTATAAtctttatattttattttggtAATAAGATCTTAATTGTATGACTAGTGAGCTTAGATTAGAATTTTAGATATGCCATGACATATGTGGCAACCCACTAGGTAGGCcactgtgtgtggggggggggattATGGTCAAACTTTCGTACAAATCCCTTTGGAACGTAAAGGTCTGAGTCTCTACAAATCCTACAAAGATCTTTGAGGGATTCTAAGGAGATCGAACTTTATGAGAAGTTTCCTTTGTCACCCTCTCTCATCAAATTCCCGTATCTCTGCTATACCCCATTCAAATGCCCATAATagtttccttttgttttctcaTTCCATAAAACTCAGATTTTAGCGTGCCATATCGCTATGTTTTTTTACCCCTGTGTTTCTAGAATCCTGCATTACAAAGAGATCCTTAGGGTATAGTTTTTGTGGTACAAATCTGATGACACTAGATttatattgaaaatatattagaccagtctcagtgggggtttcatggagagtttcatggcattaaatatcatcaattttgctgacgtggcaaggagagagaagaatggagtttcatgggatgtgaggagagtttcatcaccataaaactcatctggcacggTTACCTAGTTCCCAGTCTAGGTATCTGTGtccatgaaactcccactgagactggtctTATTATAATTGTACTGTGTGAtctaaaaaataattataatttTGTTGGACCATATAGAAGTATTCCGTACTATACTACTTTTTGTAAGAGGAAACACCATTACATCACACTACTTTTTTCCGAAAAACATCATAGACTGGTCACGCAGGCCAGGGAGAGCTTTGTGCACGATTAGAATAGCTGGGCCACTCCGAAGGCCCGACTGAATGAAGCCCTTCCTGCGTGAGACAATTGCGAcgaagattttttttgtttttattacCAAGAGCAAATCAAATCCTACTAGCCCATTCCACCCCCACCACGCCAGGCCTTTCAGGCGCTCAGGTTCTACCCCGCGGACCTGCTCTGCGTCTCTGCCAGAAACACTCGGCTGCAGGAGCACGAGAAAATCACACTTAAAATCTATATGTCACCGCTTCTTTTCGAAACGAAATAGGAACATAGCCGCTGATTATATTACAAAGAAAAATAAGCCCAGAACAAGCAGAAAGACAAACAAACACCTCCCGGTTGGACCAAGATATCAACCGCCGCACAACTCTAGCAACTAAAACAACTCTAAAGAACTCAGCTAATAGCCTAATACGTTCAAGGCTTTTTTCTCTCTAAAAAAATACGTCCAAGGCTTTAAGAAAATCAATTCCAGGCGTTCACAACTGCACAGAACATTTCACATCATCAATATTAATTGTACTAAATTTCACCTAACAACATGAGCCTCTTATTTCGAGCAATATAAGGCCTCACAAAAGTGCCATAAAGTATTTGGAGTATTCGGCAAAAGCAAAACTGAAAACGAGCCTGGTGATGCATAACACTCTGATAGTCAGATGCTACTGGAATGCCGTTCATCAAAATTGTGCCGCTAAATTAGCAGGTCAGGATATGGCAGTTACATCTGAAAACCTCGAGGGGCCAACTGAATCCGCAAACCCACGGACTGAGAGTTCTGGCACAGAAGCATCCCTATGTTGCAGTAATCCATGATCAATGTAGACAACAACTACTGTAATGTCATCATGGAAGAAGCGGCGCACTCCCTTTTCAACTTTCTTCAGATCGTCATATCTCATTTCCCTCTTCTGCGCAGCTTGTTTCAATGCTGCTCTTACTAGTCTCTTTGCAATTCCCTATCAGAAGTGGACATTAGATTTGAAGCTTTCTAATATGGCGAACTAATCGTTGCCACCTAGACCTTTGCACAAACACCAACCCGGGAAAAAAGACTGATTTATGCACATGTAACTATGTAAGTAAAGATACCAAAGACATACTCTTCGTGGATTGTTGTAGACAATTTCAACGGCTTGCTGATTTGTCAGGTGCTCCCAAAGACCATCAGTtgcaaaaataacaaatttatctTGTGGATGAAGCGCTCTTGTATATATAGAAGGCTCTGCTGTAAGAACAGGCCGGCGGAGAGGCTCAGAAAGGCGGAAACGAGTAATGGAGGGATCAAGAGCAAATTCCTGCCTCTTCAAATAAGCATCCCCAATTGTCCTTGAAACCTATAAGAAAAAAACCAGGAAAAATGATCATAAGGACATCCTTAAATTTGGCACGAAATTCTCTTTCCTACAAGCTAAAATATTACTAGTATGCCACCAAGAAACAATTAAACTGAGTTCAATTTActgagaaaaaaatgaaatatcAAGCACCCTACACCTTTCAACAAAAAATATGTATTTGTTGTGTTAACAGTTGTTCACCAACCTGTATTATGCCCTTAATGCGCCAAACACCATGCTTGAGAACAACAATCTGAGAATCATCTGGATGACGTGAAATAAGTTCCTGCCTCACTTCCTCCACACTTGCATTATGATCTATTGTGAGTGGCTCAGCAACAATCTTGTTTGATCTACCTAAACTGCCAACTACAGCCCTGGAATCACCTAGATTAGCCACATACAGCGTCCCTCTCCATATAACACCAACGAGACAGCAGGATCCAACTGCTGCAATCAAAGGCTTTATGAAACGTGTTCTCCGCACAAGTGTCAAGAAACCTTCCTCAGTAGCAGAAAATGCACTCCGAACAACGTCCTCAGATATTGTTCCATTTTCTTGAGCAAGTCCTACAAGATAAAAGAGCAGAGGATATTATTTTAGCACAATGAGGATAATTGGATCAGAAGTAGCATGTTTGCCATTTGAAATGATATGAATCGGGTTACGGTAGCCACAACCCACAGGTACTTAGAAGCACCTCAACAAAATAAGTCAGTCTGCCAGAATTACACAACATCAAGTTGAGCAATTGAACACAACAAGAATCTACCTAATCTGCTATTGCAAAGGACCATGAATACTGATAGCTCGTCCAACGATCAGAATCCACTCAGACACTGGCAAGAGTATTGCGTTGCCCATTTCTGCTCATGAAACAACAGCATACTTAATAAGTGGAAGTAATCCATCTTGTATTGcaccgagaaaaaaaaaagctatcaGCAAGGTAGCTCCAATTTTCCAAAGAT
This window of the Panicum virgatum strain AP13 chromosome 1K, P.virgatum_v5, whole genome shotgun sequence genome carries:
- the LOC120712819 gene encoding probable protein phosphatase 2C 25 isoform X1 — translated: MWSWLTKIAACLAPVRRHARTRKDEDGSDNGRGGVADDLLWSRDIGRHAAGEFSFAVAQANETLEDHSQVETGAAATFVGVYDGHGGAEASRFISDHLFAHLIRLAQENGTISEDVVRSAFSATEEGFLTLVRRTRFIKPLIAAVGSCCLVGVIWRGTLYVANLGDSRAVVGSLGRSNKIVAEPLTIDHNASVEEVRQELISRHPDDSQIVVLKHGVWRIKGIIQVSRTIGDAYLKRQEFALDPSITRFRLSEPLRRPVLTAEPSIYTRALHPQDKFVIFATDGLWEHLTNQQAVEIVYNNPRRGIAKRLVRAALKQAAQKREMRYDDLKKVEKGVRRFFHDDITVVVVYIDHGLLQHRDASVPELSVRGFADSVGPSRFSDVTAIS
- the LOC120712819 gene encoding probable protein phosphatase 2C 25 isoform X2 — its product is MVLCNSRLGLAQENGTISEDVVRSAFSATEEGFLTLVRRTRFIKPLIAAVGSCCLVGVIWRGTLYVANLGDSRAVVGSLGRSNKIVAEPLTIDHNASVEEVRQELISRHPDDSQIVVLKHGVWRIKGIIQVSRTIGDAYLKRQEFALDPSITRFRLSEPLRRPVLTAEPSIYTRALHPQDKFVIFATDGLWEHLTNQQAVEIVYNNPRRGIAKRLVRAALKQAAQKREMRYDDLKKVEKGVRRFFHDDITVVVVYIDHGLLQHRDASVPELSVRGFADSVGPSRFSDVTAIS